A window from Amblyomma americanum isolate KBUSLIRL-KWMA chromosome 7, ASM5285725v1, whole genome shotgun sequence encodes these proteins:
- the LOC144097380 gene encoding uncharacterized protein LOC144097380, translating into MGAAADSAFRCSTVVRAVLKCLPVEDIFSCARYDALWEEVALPLLRKRLRFFALLQECLDGESLGEAFKEELEFRLRTAQRAQRHPAVAIAFCSCKYYDGDSVASCFPEDTAVVQLDVTQPVLFYRGGPEQKRWAACLCVLVLFHLPGACFQCEWAPCESCLHTAAFKLGAKRRHQHRCPSKVAFIHKETGQRARFAFYASSAYDQTTFRTPPILNYVAGCMLWTTRLRLLRPVLENSFDRPVLWGSVLFGHAVTATSVKFPALATIRGMSRHLESVRQNFSDAEEKTLVLYFQNDKLDVDVSDAICKVFRGATAVLGAPTSLTLDVKPFVTDLQQDAGDWTSPRLLTAVLVVVLGFR; encoded by the exons atgggggccgcggccgaCTCGGCCTTTCGCTGCTCCACCGTTGTGCGCGCCGTCCTCAAGTGTCTGCCGGTGGAGGACATCTTCAGCTGCGCGCGTTACGATGCGCTCTGGGAAGAGGTCGCCCTGCCACTGCTGCGCAAGAGGCTGCGGTTCTTCGCGCTGCTCCAG GAATGCTTGGACGGCGAGTCGTTGGGCGAGGCATTTAAGGAAGAGCTGGAATTTCGCCTGCGCACTGCACAACGAGCTCAGAGACACCCGGCCGTGGCGATCGCTTTCTGCTCATGCAAATATTATG ATGGAGACAGCGTCGCCTCGTGCTTTCCTGAAGACACCGCCGTAGTCCAGCTGGACGTGACACAACCCGTGTTGTTCTATCGCGGCGGGCCCGAGCAGAAGCGCTGGGCGGCGTGCCTCTGTGTACTAGTGCTCTTCCACTTGCCCGGCGCCTGTTTCCAATGCGAGTGGGCACCGTGCGAATCCTGTCTGCACACCGCGGCCTTCAAGCTGGGCGCCAAGCGAAGGCACCAACACCGATGCCCCAGCAAG GTGGCTTTCATTCACAAAGAAACGGGCCAGCGCGCCCGTTTTGCCTTCTACGCCAGCAGCGCCTACGACCAGACAACGTTCCGGACTCCACCGATTCTGAACTACGTTGCGGGCTGCATGCTTTGGACCACTCGCCTCAGGTTGCTGAGGCCCGTTTTAGAAAACTCGTTCGATCGACCGGTCCTGTGGGGTTCCGTACTGTTTGGACACGccgtgacggcgacttctgtgAAGTTCCCTGCGTTAGCGACGATACGTGGAATGTCCAGACACCTCGAGAGCGTGCGGCAAAATTTCAGCGATGCCGAAGAGAAGACGTTGGTGCTCTACTTCCAAAACGACAAGCTTGACGTCGATGTGAGCGACGCAATCTGCAAAGTATTCAGGGGTGCCACTGCGGTGCTTGGAGCCCCGACTTCACTGACTCTGGATGTCAAGCCCTTTGTGACGGATCTCCAACAGGACGCAGGCGACTGGACTTCACCACGCCTCCTTACTGCTGTTCTTGTGGTTGTGCTTGGCTTTCGGTAG